Part of the Pedobacter roseus genome is shown below.
TGGGCATTATTATATCCGCTTCTGCACAGCAAAAGCCAGGTATGCATCTGTTGGCCACGCATAAAATCAAGAGCGATGGCGGTTGGGATTACCTCACCATAGATCATGCGAACAATAACCTGTATGTATCTCATGGCAACCAGGTAAATATACTAAACAAAACAAATGGTGATTCGGTAGGGGTGATTCCCAATACACCTGGGGTTCATGGAATTGTGATAGCCACTCCGTTTGGCAAGGGCTACACCACCAATGGCAGAGCAGGCACCTGTACGGTATTCGACCTGAAAAATTTTAAGATAACAGCGACTGTAAAAGTAGGCCAAAATCCTGATGCTGCTTTTTATGATGATTTTTCTAAAAAAGTAATTGTTTTTAACGGCAAGAGTAGTGACGCCAGCATAATCGATCCAACAACTGATAAAGTACTGTCAATAATTCCGCTGGGAGGAAAACCCGAAGCAGGTGTTTCTGACGGAAAGGGCAGGATTTACGTCAATATTGAAGATACGGGTGAAATTGTATGTTTTGATATGAACGCTTATAAAGTGCTGTCAAGGTATAAACTGAAAGGTGGCGAAGAGCCCTCAGGCCTTGCGATTGACCTTAATACGTCAAGGCTTTTTACGGTATGTGCAAATAAGGTGATGATTATTCTTGATGCAAAAACAGGAAAGCAGGTTGCCGCTTTACCGATAGGGGATGGAGCAGATGGTGTAGTTTTCGATCCTGTAATTAAAACGGCTTATAGCTCAAATGGCGATGGGACGATCACAGTGGTTAAAGAAGTTTCGGCCGATAAGTTCGTGATTCAGGAAACCCTCAGATCAGAACCTGGTGCCAGAACAATCGCGCTTGATCTGCATACCCATCATATTTTTCTTCCAACAGCAACATTTGAAAAAAGTATAGTTGCTGCCCAACGCCCAAAAAGAGTATTGGGTACATTTAGAATCCTTGAATTTGGAAGATAGACTAAAATTTTAGCAGGAAGCACCTGAGATTTAAACCATAACTTGTTTTTTACCTAAAATTGGCCTTGTAATTATAGAAGAAATGTAGATTTAAGTTGATATTTCTCAACAAATGTAGTTCTGTCTTTTTAATCCTTTTCATTCAGGCTTAGTCATACAACTTTGATACTAATGAAAACCCAGACAAGAATTTTAATAGCTCAGGATAAAAAAGAAGATGAGGACAACGGAGATGGATTTCCGGGTAAGATGGTACTTTTTATCATCCTGTTGAGTATAATACTGATTGCTTTAATTTTATTCAGGCGTTAATATTCAACCTCATTATTTTCTTGTATTCATCCTGAAGGAATAATCGCGCATAAGAATATAATTTAAATTATATTCTTATGCTTCGATTTGTAAGTTCGAAAGATTGCACAAAGGATGGAGACTGGCAACTATTTCTTGCCAATCTTTTTATCAAATTCGAGCTGAAGGCTGTTTAATACCTTGTCGTATCCTGCACGATCTATAAAAGCGGTAGGATTATATTTATCGCCAGGTTTATGTTTCTCGTGCAGACAAAACTGGCTTGCATGAGACGACAACCAGATATCAAATGATAATTTTTTGAGCGAACTTAAAGTATAGGCGTAATCTTTTTCAATTTGCGGATAAGCTGGTATTTCAGAAAACTTTTTTTCGGTAACAATACTGGGCATATTCGCAATCAGCACCGAATAGTCTCTTGTTTCATCTTTAGTTTTAAGCATAAAACTGCATGATCCTTTAGTATGGCCGGGGTGGTGGAGCATTACAATACTGGTATTTCCGAGCTGGATCTGATCTCCATCCTTTAATAAAAGGTCTGGTATAATAGGAGCGTAGGTTGTTTTTCCGTTACCCAGTGCGTAATCCGTACGGCCGCCATCCTTCATCACACTGGCATCTTTTTCATCAACCATCATTTTTGCACCAGTAAGTTTCTTGATCTCCGCCATAGCACCCAAATGGTCGTAATGTGCCTGTGTGGTCAGCAGGATTTTGATGTCTTTAAAGTTAAAGCCCAAAAGTTCCACGTTTTTTTTGATCTGCGCAGCCGAGGAACGCAGTCCGGTATTGATCAGTATATTTCCTTTCGGAGTGGTAATAAGGTAGCAGGCCAGATCGTAAGTGCCAACATAATAAACATTCCCAACAATGCGGAATGGGGCATAAGCAGCCGACCACTCTTTTGGCGTATCGGTAGGTTCTTGTACATTTTGTGAAAATACAAAGAGCGGAAAAAGCAAGAGGCAAAAAATAAATTTAATTTTCATAGCACAGGGATAGTGATGTAGATTGATCCTCCAAAACTAATTAAAATTATGTTTTTCCGTAAAGTATGGCTAAAGATATTTTAAGGAAACCTGCGTATTTTACCTTTTAGCAACAGGGTGAAAATACGCTTTAAATCATTAGCTTCTTTCTGTTTCTTTTGCTGATATTTGATATAACGAGAAATTATGGTGTGGGCAGGCACTATTTTAATATCAACCAAACAATAACATTTTAAAAAACAAAGTAATAGCTGTAATACTGGCCTGATTACTCAATGCAAACTGATCCTGTTATTTTAAACCTATTTTCAGACCCTATAACTGCCAAATTATTTATGATTCAATCAAACATTAAGTCTCCCGGTGTTTACATCAATGAGCAAAATGCTTTTCCCAATTCGGTGGTGCCCGTGGCTACTGCTGTGCCGGCATTTATAGGTTATACCCCCCAGGCCGAATATAATGGTAAATCTTATATTAATCTGGCGCAAAAAATCACCTCTTTTGCTGATTTTCAGGCTATATATTGCTATTCCAATCAGGCTCCGCCAGCAAGTCACGCGGTACAGTACAGTCCGGAATATTATTTGGTTGAGCAAAAAAGCAAACCGGAAAATAATGAATACATGGTCATAAATGATTTGTACTATGCTATTTTGCCCGATCCCAAGACCATTTATTACCTGTACAACAGTATCAAGCTGTTTTATCAGAATGGTGGCAGCAATGCTTACATCGTATCAGTAGGTACTTACGGACCACCATCTGCACAGCCAATGGGTATAGGCAAACAGATTGTTAACCCGAATGTATCACTGGCTGCTTTAACAGGAGGGCTTCAGCTTTTACTCAATGAGCAAGAGCCTACCATGTATATTTGTCCCGAAGCTACATTATTATCGGTAGCAGATAATGGAACGCTCATGCAGGATATGCTTGCACAATGCGAAGCTATGCAAACCGCAATTTGTATATTTGATATCATTGGCGGCCGTAACCCCGATCCTTTAAATTATACAGCTGATATTGAAGCTTTCAGAAACAATACAGGCCAGCAGGGCCTGAACTATGGCACGGCTTATTATCCGTTTATCGGTACTTCCATCATGGGGATTAACGATATCAATTATACCAATCTTTTTGGTGGCGATGTGAAGCAGTTAGCACCTTTACTCAATCCGCCATCAAATCCTAACCCAATTGCTGCTACCATTCTTCATAACATCGAAAGTCCTCCGGGAGCACCACTAACGGCAAGTCAATATCACAATGCCCTGATCAATGCCAGCGAGCTATATACAGCCATCATTAAAAACGTATTGGCACTGGCCAACATTCTGCCAGCAAGCGCAGGTATGGCAGGGGTAATGACTACCATTGATAATCTGGAAGGCGTATGGGAGGCTCCGGCAAATACTTCTATCGTTGGTGCAGTATCATTACCCATCAACCTATCAGAAAGTCAGCAGGGTAGCCTTAATGTCGATTCTGTTTCAGGTAAATCGATCAACGCCATCCGCTTTTTTAATGGCCTTGGTATTTTGGTTTGGGGTGCCAGAACACTCGATGGCAATAGCCAGGATTGGCGGTACATTTCGGTAAGAAGGACCATGATCATGATTGAACAATCGTGTAAACTGGCAGCACAAGCCTATGTTTTCCAACCCAACACAAAAAATACCTGGGAGGCAGTGAAGGCGATGATCGGTAGTTTTCTAACCAGCCTCTGGAAAGAAGGTGGTTTAATGGGCGCTACCGCTGCAGATGCTTTTTCAGTAGACTGCGGTTTGGGCACAACCATGACCGCTGACGATATTTTAAACGGATTTATGAAGATAGCCGTTAGAGTAGCCCTTGTACATCCTGCAGAGTTCATTGTAATAACTTTCCAACAGGAAATGACAGTTTCTGGTTAACAGATTTATCAATAATAAAAACAATATTATGGCTGATGATGGAAGCGCACAAGGCGCAACGTGGCCCATGCCCAAATTTAGATTTGAAGTGGACCTTGGAACAGAATTAAAAGGCGTCGCATTTCAGGAAGTATCCGGATTGGATGTCGAAAACCAGGTAATCAAGTACCGCAAAAGCAACAGTCCGCTTTTTTCTACAGAGAAAATGCCCGGTTTGGTAAAATATGGTAACGTAACCATGAAACGCGGGATTTTTGTGAATGATAATACCTTCTGGGATTGGCATGCAGAGATTAAAATGAACCTGATTAAAAGAAGAACAGTGCTGATTAAACTTCTTGATGAGGCGGGCAACATTACCATGCAATGGCAATTGGATAACGCCTGGCCAACCAAAATCAGCAGTACCGATTTAAAATCAGAAGGAAATGAAGTAGCCATCGATACATTGGAAATTGCTCATGAACAATTGACCATTACAAATGGCAGATAACAGCTACCCGTTAGAACAGCGAAAATAACACTTCTAACCTTTTTGATTAATCATTATGCCTGTAGAAATAAGAGAACTCGATATTAAAACAAAAATAGACCAAAATATAATGGCCTCATCAACAGATATCCCAAGCGGTGGTTTAGCCACTTATACCATTAAAGTTGCAGGTAGTAACATACTTGATGAAATAAGAGTGCTTTCAGTGCGGGTAGAAAAACGGGTAAACCATGTTTCAACGGCAAAAATTGTAATTGTTGATGGTGAAGCAAATTCCGGAACATTCCAGGCCAGCTCTTCATCCACATTCGTACCTGGCAACCTGATCAGTATTGAGGCAGGTTACGATGGAACCAACACCGTAATCTTTAAAGGCATTATTACGGGCCAGTCAATCCGTATTGATAGTAGAGTAGGTTCAACCCTTGAAGTAGAATGCTGGGATGAGGCCGTAAGAATGACGGTAGGCAGAAAGAGTTTGACCTTTGCCGGGAAAAAAGACAGTGAAGTAATTGCTGCTATTATTGGTAGTTATCCTTCGCTTACAGCCGATGTAAGCGGAACTGCAACAGTTTGGCCAGAACAGGTACAATATTATGTAAGTGATTGGGATTTTATACTTTCGTTGGCAGAAAAGAACGGGCTTTTGGTAACCACCCTTAACGGAACTGTTGCAGTAAAAGAACCGGGTGCCAATTCTAGCCCGGTATTGAGCATAAGTTATGGCAATAATTTGCTGGAATTTAGGGCAAATATGAACGCGCTTAGTCAACTGGAAAGTGTGAGAGCCAGTACCTGGGATTATAAACAACAAGCCATAGCCAGCGCAGATGCACTACATACTTATGCCGGACCAGGCAATATCTCTTCAAAAACATTAGCAGAAGTTGTGGGGCTGCCGGAATACAATTTGCAGACCACAGCACCAATGGAAACTGCTGAACTGAGCAACTGGGCCAAGGCACAGATGTTAAAGAGTGAGTATGCAAAAATAACCGGCGAGGCAAAGTTTCAGGGGAACAGTTTGGCTGATCCTGGTAAGTTTATCAATTTAAATGGTATTGGGGATAGGTTTAACGGCGATTACTTCATTTCTGGTCTTGTTCATAACCTTTCTGAAGGGAACTGGCTAACTGAAGTTTCATTAGGGCTTTCTCCTCAGTGGTTTATTGAACAGCCTGATATAGTAGCGCCTACAGCCTCGGGCATGTTGCCAGGCGTACGTGGTTTATTTAACGGTACTGTTAAAAAAATGTATGATGATCCTGATTCGCAATACCGGATTTTGGTCGATGTGCCTCTATTTGATCAAAGTGGACAGGGTATATGGGCAAGATTGGCCAATTTTTACTCCAGCAGTGGCGCAGGTGCCTTTTTTCTTCCCGAAGTAGGAGATGAAGTGGTGCTTGGCTTTTTAAATGAAGATCCGCGCAGTCCGGTGATATTGGGGAGCATGTATAGCAGTCCAAAGCTAAGACCTTACGAAGGCTTTAACCCGAACGAAAAAAACGCCATAAAGGCAATTGTTTCCAAATCAAAAATCAACATCGAATTCGACGATGAAAATAAGGTGCTCACTTTGGCCACGCCTGATAAGAATACCATAATTTTTAGCGATAAGGATAAAAAAATCACCATTCAGGACGAACACAACAACAGCATTGTAATGTCTGCGGATGGGATTACGATCAAAAGTGCTACCGATGTCAATATCCAGGCAAATCAGAAAGTAAACATTACAGGTAATCAGGGAATAGACATAAAGGCGCCTACAGGAGATGTTGACTTAAGTGGTATGAACATCAGCCATGTAGCCGACAATGAGTTTTCGGCAAAAGGATCAATGACCGCAGAAATAAAAAGTGGGGCGCAACTGAGCCTGAAGAGCGCCATGATTATGATTAATTAATTATTAAACAGAAGAAAATATGCCACCAGCAGCAAGATTAACTGATTTTCACGAATGTCCAATGCAAACACCCGGAGTTCCACCTATACCTCATGTTGGCGGACCAATTGCTGGGCCTGGCGAGCCTACCGTACTGATAGCTGGCTTGCCGGCTGCTAGAGTGGGCGACATGCTCGTTTGTGTTGGTCCTCCCGATAGCATTGTAAAAGGTTCGGCAACCGTTAAAATCGGTGGAATGCCGGCCGCCCGATTGGGTGATGCAACCGCGCACGGAGGCACAATTACGCTCGGCGCATTTAATGTCATGATTGGAGGTTAGGTCATTAACAATCAAAATAGAAATTATTGACTCCGTAATAAATACCAATGTGACCTTTAGACCCATTATGACAGCAGAAAAAAATGACATTTTAAAAGCGGAAATTAGCGTAAGAAATGCCGGTCTGGTTTTAATTAACGCTTATATTTCCATTCTTTTTGAGCGCCTTGGACTTACTCACAACCATAAGTTCAGTAGCGCTGAAAGCCAGCTTGAAGCAGTGCACTATCTGCAATATATTGTAACCGGACAAGAACAAACCGAAGAGTCATTTTTACCACTCAATAAATTATTATGCGGAATACCGCTGGCTGAGACGGTAATGGAGGGTATTAATATTTCAGCACAAAATCGCCAATTGATAGAAGGATTAATAAAGGCTGCGATCGGTTATTGGCCAGCCATTGGCAGTTCTTCTATAGATGGTTTTAGAGGGAATTGGCTGGTAAGGGATGGCCTGCTTACTGAGAAACATGATAGGTGGGAATTAACCGTAGAAAAACACCCTTATGATCTTTTGATCCACAGATCTCCTTTTTCATTTTCAATTATCAAACACCCATGGATGGATAAGCTCCTCCATGTAAACTGGCCATATTAGTATTGAAAGCATAAAAACGGTAAATGCTAGCGAAATATCTTAGTACTTATGTTTTTGAAGATGTGTAGTACCTTAAATTAATTTAACGAATTAAGATAAAAATTATGAACGCTTACAACGAAAATCTTCGATCAGCTACCGTAAACACTTTACAGGGTTTAGATCTTGAAGAAAAGCGACTTAAATCGCAGGTAAATGCGGCCATGTTTAACCTTTACTACGCCGAGGGAGCTACCATTACGGCAGAACAGAATCTTGTAGCAGCAACGAACATTTATAAAACAAAAGTTATAACGCAGCGTGAGGCAGAAAAGGATAGTAATGTTTTGGTAAACCTTGTAGGCGCTGCCACACAGGCCAACCAATACGTTAACGAATCAACAAGCAGTGTAGCTGTTTCTGCAACCAACGTAAAGGTGGCAACCAATGCAATTGTTCGTTTAGCTGGTGATGTGGATAGCATTTATAACATTTTACATGCCGAAGATTTTGTTAGCAATATTTACACATTGGCAAAAGAAGCGAGAGAACTGCTGAATGAAACCGCTTGCGATGCTGAAGTAAGCGCACAACTGGCCATGGAAGCTTCTATCTTAACAGCCGAAGTATCCGCGTCAGCCGTGCTCGATATGGCCAAAACGACCAGTGATTTAATGAATTCCATTTTAGAAATTACAACAGCAGATTTTAATGCGGCTAACCAGGCACTGATAACGCATAATAATGCAATGGTCGCGGTACAATCGACAGAAAAACTGAATGAAGGCGCGCTGCAAATGGTCAGTACCTCCTACAGTGCAACTAAATCGGCTTATGCACTTGCCGATGCTAAACTCAATCTTAACCTGAATGTAAAAACCAGCGAAACTGATCCATTGAGTTTCTCGGTGAATTTTGACCTGATTCAAAGTCCATTTCCCGGTGAAAAACCAAACGATCATCCCATGTACCCTGTAGAAAAATACTACATCATGGTGGTTAAAGAACAGAACAAACAAACCTTTTCGATCACTAATGCAGAAAATATCCTGTTATCGGGCAAAAGTAACTTCATTGCTGTAATGCCGCCTAAAGCTTCAACAGCACAGCAAGAGATAAAAGTGTACAATTATGCTGCGGATAAAAATGCAGCTTTGGTAACCGATTCAGATCAGGAGCCAATTGAACCTGGTAAAAATTATGTGGTGTTTGTAATGGGTGTTTTTACCGACGATTACAAAAGAAAAATCAATTTTTACGATGATTATTTATCGGCGCCATCGCAGGTATTTATCCTAATAGCCAAACTGCAACAAGTGGCTGGAAAATCAATTAAGCTTACACATTATAAAGAAAAAGACCTTTCTGATGAAGAACGCAGTTTAGCAGAAAATATTAAAAAAGAATACTTAAAAAGTATTAATGGTTTAATTGATGATCCTTTTTTATTTGAATTCGAGCATGTTATGAGTTTTGAAAGTAATGAGCCTGCAGCTGTTGAAGTTGAATACCGTTGTCTGTTTTTGCCTGTCAGTGCGAATGCTTCAGATCGTTTGCCTAATATCGAACCGCCTCATTTTCTCATCGAAAATGAAATTGGCAGTTTAGAAGCAATACCGTCATTGTCCAGGTTAGATAAGGCCAAACCTGGTTTTTTGTTTAATGTGCCTATAGCCGAACAGGTTTCTACAGGCAATTATACTGTTGCCCATAAGAAAAAAGATGCTGCGGCTAATGGGGCAACACAATGGATTGCTTTTATTAATCCGGATAGCACAGATAACTTTGGAAATAAGCTTATTAAAGGGGAACAGTATCTTCCGGTAGTGCTTTCTTATTCAACAGTTGCAAAAGAAAATGATATGTGTTTTTTGAATGCCCTGTCAGAAATGTCCGAAACAGATTATTTTCATTATTAACGGATCGCTAAATCATATCACATTATGAAAACTCAAAAATCAACAAAAGATATATCCGTACCTGTTGCCCACCGCGTTAAAAAATATGGTGTTACTGAACATAAAAAGAATGAACTTGATGCATTAGCCATCCAGGTAATGGATGCGCAGGGTGAAGTAGAGAAATATCAGTCTGTTGTTAGCGCGTTAACCACGAAATCAAATAATTTACAGAGTTTTTTAGCTATTGCAAGCAGTAATAAAACGCAGGCTTATAACAACAAAATACTGATTGATCAACTGGTGCAGCGTGGTGCCGAGCTGGAAAGCAACTCCAATATTGCTTTTAACGAAATGCTTAAAGCCAGTTCACAAACTAAAAAACTTGCCGCAGAGATAAACATGGTGATGGGGAAACTGATTTACTGTGCTGAAATGGTTAATAAACTCGCCAACCTGATTGTAAGGCAAAAAGCGCTGAACCCATTAATTTCCGATGACCTGGTTAATATGATCAATATAGCTGGTACGGATGCCAGTAATGCTGTGGCTTTAACGCTGGTGGCCCTGCAAAGTACTTTTGCCGCACAAGCTTCAGAAATGGAAGCAGAAAAGGCAATTGGCTTGGAGTACATGCAAGCTATCGCCTTAAAAAAACTGCTTACCGGATCGGGTGATGATAGCCATTCAGCTTCCCTTCAGCAACTTTTTTACCAGGCCTCCGCAACTGCAAAAGTGAATTATACTTTGGCAGATAAAGCTAATTCCGCTACGCTTACACAATTGAATATGGCAAATGCAAACCTCAATACCGCACAGCTTAAACTTAAATCGCTTCAATCGGGTTTGGCGGCAGCCAATGCAGCGGCTTTAGCTTCTTAATTAAATGATCATCCGCTATTTTTTTGAACAGTGGATTAAATAAATATATTGTCAATCTGATATGGGAAATGTATACAGAAATTTTTACCGGAACTTTTACATGCGCACAAATGGCTTTATACCTGTGTCGCCATTAGGAAAAACGGTTTATCCAGGTGATTTTTTCCAGATCCGGAACGGTCAGATGATCGCACTCGGAAATATTTTCCGCAATGGGTTGATAGAACCGCAAGAGGTAGCGCTAGCGAATCACAATAAACTAAATCCAGAGGGTTGGAGCTTTAGTGATGGCGTATCTAAACCTTATGCAGGCAGGGGAAATGGAAATGACCCGCTGAAAGGAGAATTTGAGTTTAGTAAACAGATCCTTGCCTTTGCCGAAAGAGGGAATTTTATTTTCAAGGCCAGCGACCCTGAATCAATCAGGATACTCAATTGGAGCGACATTCAGCAGACATTGATCATCAGGCTTACTCAAACCCATTATTCTTTCAGGGAAGTTTATGTGGTTACCGAAAGTGCTGCTGCAGCCGATTGGACCTTGGCCGTTTCGGGCGGAAATATGGCAGAACTGGAAATTGTAACAGATCAGGAAAATTTTGGGCTGGTTGATATTTTCGGTCATCATTCCTCAAAAACCATCCAATCAAAAGACATTGAATTTTATCATCGGGAAGAAAAACGGAAATCCTCTTTTTATAAAGCGAAAAAGCTGGTGGTGCGGGAAGAAAAAACCGAAACTTTAGCAGCTAACTTCATTGCGCAATGGGAGGGGCATAATGAATGGGCACAGGGTTTTTACGAACAGGATTTTCATTTCGATTATCAATATGTCAATAACATGGGAACCCATTCGCAGGATAACTTACTCGATCTTCTTCCTCCAAACGAACTTAATCCCAGCACAGCACTGCTTTATTTTAAATGGGCAGATACCAGTTTGGATGATGTAGAAAAATTATTGATTAATTATGGAGAATAATACCGCATTAACAGCCTTAAGGCAGGAACTGGATTGGTTAGAAGCCGCAATCAGGCAATGTATGGTCACCTATTTTGTGCAGGAAGGGCATGAAAAAGACTGGACTGAAATTTCAATACCAGATCTTTCCCTCAGCGGCAGTCCTTATGCGGATTTTATTAAAAAATGGAACCTGGATGTTTATGCAAGGTTGGCCATTGCACTTGCTATGGCACCACACCTCCGTCCTGAAATACTGGATGTTTTTTTAAGCAAAAACCAA
Proteins encoded:
- a CDS encoding YncE family protein codes for the protein MKKKFLSTALLLGIIISASAQQKPGMHLLATHKIKSDGGWDYLTIDHANNNLYVSHGNQVNILNKTNGDSVGVIPNTPGVHGIVIATPFGKGYTTNGRAGTCTVFDLKNFKITATVKVGQNPDAAFYDDFSKKVIVFNGKSSDASIIDPTTDKVLSIIPLGGKPEAGVSDGKGRIYVNIEDTGEIVCFDMNAYKVLSRYKLKGGEEPSGLAIDLNTSRLFTVCANKVMIILDAKTGKQVAALPIGDGADGVVFDPVIKTAYSSNGDGTITVVKEVSADKFVIQETLRSEPGARTIALDLHTHHIFLPTATFEKSIVAAQRPKRVLGTFRILEFGR
- the blaB3PEDO gene encoding PEDO-1 family subclass B3 metallo-beta-lactamase gives rise to the protein MKIKFIFCLLLFPLFVFSQNVQEPTDTPKEWSAAYAPFRIVGNVYYVGTYDLACYLITTPKGNILINTGLRSSAAQIKKNVELLGFNFKDIKILLTTQAHYDHLGAMAEIKKLTGAKMMVDEKDASVMKDGGRTDYALGNGKTTYAPIIPDLLLKDGDQIQLGNTSIVMLHHPGHTKGSCSFMLKTKDETRDYSVLIANMPSIVTEKKFSEIPAYPQIEKDYAYTLSSLKKLSFDIWLSSHASQFCLHEKHKPGDKYNPTAFIDRAGYDKVLNSLQLEFDKKIGKK
- a CDS encoding phage tail sheath family protein — protein: MIQSNIKSPGVYINEQNAFPNSVVPVATAVPAFIGYTPQAEYNGKSYINLAQKITSFADFQAIYCYSNQAPPASHAVQYSPEYYLVEQKSKPENNEYMVINDLYYAILPDPKTIYYLYNSIKLFYQNGGSNAYIVSVGTYGPPSAQPMGIGKQIVNPNVSLAALTGGLQLLLNEQEPTMYICPEATLLSVADNGTLMQDMLAQCEAMQTAICIFDIIGGRNPDPLNYTADIEAFRNNTGQQGLNYGTAYYPFIGTSIMGINDINYTNLFGGDVKQLAPLLNPPSNPNPIAATILHNIESPPGAPLTASQYHNALINASELYTAIIKNVLALANILPASAGMAGVMTTIDNLEGVWEAPANTSIVGAVSLPINLSESQQGSLNVDSVSGKSINAIRFFNGLGILVWGARTLDGNSQDWRYISVRRTMIMIEQSCKLAAQAYVFQPNTKNTWEAVKAMIGSFLTSLWKEGGLMGATAADAFSVDCGLGTTMTADDILNGFMKIAVRVALVHPAEFIVITFQQEMTVSG
- a CDS encoding phage tail protein, which codes for MADDGSAQGATWPMPKFRFEVDLGTELKGVAFQEVSGLDVENQVIKYRKSNSPLFSTEKMPGLVKYGNVTMKRGIFVNDNTFWDWHAEIKMNLIKRRTVLIKLLDEAGNITMQWQLDNAWPTKISSTDLKSEGNEVAIDTLEIAHEQLTITNGR
- the vgrG gene encoding type VI secretion system tip protein VgrG; translation: MPVEIRELDIKTKIDQNIMASSTDIPSGGLATYTIKVAGSNILDEIRVLSVRVEKRVNHVSTAKIVIVDGEANSGTFQASSSSTFVPGNLISIEAGYDGTNTVIFKGIITGQSIRIDSRVGSTLEVECWDEAVRMTVGRKSLTFAGKKDSEVIAAIIGSYPSLTADVSGTATVWPEQVQYYVSDWDFILSLAEKNGLLVTTLNGTVAVKEPGANSSPVLSISYGNNLLEFRANMNALSQLESVRASTWDYKQQAIASADALHTYAGPGNISSKTLAEVVGLPEYNLQTTAPMETAELSNWAKAQMLKSEYAKITGEAKFQGNSLADPGKFINLNGIGDRFNGDYFISGLVHNLSEGNWLTEVSLGLSPQWFIEQPDIVAPTASGMLPGVRGLFNGTVKKMYDDPDSQYRILVDVPLFDQSGQGIWARLANFYSSSGAGAFFLPEVGDEVVLGFLNEDPRSPVILGSMYSSPKLRPYEGFNPNEKNAIKAIVSKSKINIEFDDENKVLTLATPDKNTIIFSDKDKKITIQDEHNNSIVMSADGITIKSATDVNIQANQKVNITGNQGIDIKAPTGDVDLSGMNISHVADNEFSAKGSMTAEIKSGAQLSLKSAMIMIN
- a CDS encoding PAAR domain-containing protein, which codes for MPPAARLTDFHECPMQTPGVPPIPHVGGPIAGPGEPTVLIAGLPAARVGDMLVCVGPPDSIVKGSATVKIGGMPAARLGDATAHGGTITLGAFNVMIGG
- a CDS encoding contractile injection system tape measure protein, which gives rise to MTAEKNDILKAEISVRNAGLVLINAYISILFERLGLTHNHKFSSAESQLEAVHYLQYIVTGQEQTEESFLPLNKLLCGIPLAETVMEGINISAQNRQLIEGLIKAAIGYWPAIGSSSIDGFRGNWLVRDGLLTEKHDRWELTVEKHPYDLLIHRSPFSFSIIKHPWMDKLLHVNWPY